In Equus caballus isolate H_3958 breed thoroughbred chromosome 26, TB-T2T, whole genome shotgun sequence, the following are encoded in one genomic region:
- the PWP2 gene encoding periodic tryptophan protein 2 homolog: MKFAYRFSNLLGTVYRCGNLNFTCDGNSVISPVGNRVTVFDLKNNKSDTLPLATRYNIKCVGLSPDGRLAIIVDEGGNALLVSLVCRSVLHHFHFKGSVHSVSFSPDGRKFVVTKGNIAQLYHAPGRKREFNAFVLDKTYFGPYDETTCIDWTDDSRCFVVGSKDMSTWVFGAERWDNLIYYALGGHKDAIVACFFESSSLDLYTLSQDGALCVWQCDTPPEGLRLKAPTGWRADLLQREDENEDGDEDEDGEREATVRGKAAPAAEEQQGKVKYSRLAKYFFNKEGDFNNLTAAAYHKKTHLLVTGFASGIFHLHELPEFNLIHSLSISDQRIASVSINSSGDWIAFGCSGLGQLLVWEWQSESYVLKQQGHFNSMVSLAYSPDGQYIVTGGDDGKVKVWNTLSGFCFITFTEHSSGVTGVTFTATGYVIVTSSMDGTVRAFDLHRYRNFRTFTSPRPTQFSCVAVDSSGEIVSAGAQDSFEIFIWSMQTGRLLDVLSGHEGPISGLCFNPMKSVLASASWDRTVRLWDMADSWRTTETLALTSDALAVTFRPDGAELAVATLNSQITFWDPENAVQTGSIEGRHDLKTGRKELDKITAKHSAKGKAFTTLCYSADGQSILAGGMSKFVCIYHIKEQILRKKFEISCNLSLDAMEEFLNRRKMTEFGNLALIDQDAGEEAGVAIPLPGVKKGDMSSRHFKPEIRVTSLRFSPTGRCWAATTTEGLLIYSLDAQMLFDPFELDTSVTPGRVRAALRQRDFTRAILMAFRLNEKKLLQEALESVPWDEIDVVSSSLPELYVEKVLEFLASSFEASHHLEFYLIWTQKLLMAHGQKLKSRAGTLLPAVQLLQKSIQRHLDDVSKLCDWNRYSIQYALAVSKQRGMKRPSEPLGSEEEAGASDDDDDDDDDSLHLLGGGHGGEDEDGLLA, from the exons ATGAAGTTCGCGTACCGG ttttcaaatttgCTGGGGACCGTCTATAGGTGTGGAAACTTAAATTTTACCTGTGATGGCAATTCAGTCATCAGTCCTGTGGGAAACAGAGTCACTGTATTTGACCTTAAAAA CAACAAATCTGACACTCTGCCCCTGGCCACTCGGTACAACATCAAGTGTGTGGGTCTGTCCCCGGATGGCCGCCTCGCCATCATCGTCGATGAAG GGGGGAACGCGCTGCTGGTCAGTCTGGTCTGCAGGTCCGTGCTCCACCACTTCCACTTCAAGGGCTCTGTGCACAGCGTCTCCTTCTCCCCTGATGGCAG GAAATTCGTCGTCACAAAAGGCAACATCGCTCAGCTGTACCATGCCCCTGGGAGGAAGCGAGAATTCAACGCGTTCGTCCTGGACAAAACCTACTTTGGGCCGTACGATGAGACCACGTGCATCGACTGGACAGATGACTCCCG GTGCTTTGTGGTTGGAAGCAAAGACATGTCCACATGGGTGTTTGGGGCCGAGCGCTGGGACAACCTCATCTACTACGCGCTGGGGGGACACAAGGACGCCATCGTGGCCTGCTTCTTCGAATCCAGCAGTCTGGAT CTGTACACGCTCAGCCAAGACGGAGCCTTGTGCGTGTGGCAGTGTGACACACCCCCAGAGGGCCTGAGGCTGAAAGCCCCCACTGGCTGGAGGGCAGACCTACTGCAGAGAGAGGATGAGAATGAGGATGGGGACGAGGAcgaggatggggagagagaggccaCCGTCCGAGGGAAGGCCGCGCCGGCCGCTGAGGAGCAGCAGGGCAAAGTGAAGTACTCTCGGCTGGCCAA GTACTTCTTTAATAAAGAAGGGGATTTTAACAACCTGACAGCTGCAGCGTATCACAAGAAGACCCACCTCTTGGTCACTGGGTTTGCTTCTGGAATCTTCCACCTTCACGAGCTCCCAGAGTTCAACCTCATCCACTCCCTGAG CATCTCGGATCAGAGGATTGCATCCGTCTCCATCAACAGCTCCGGGGACTGGATCGCCTTCGGCTGCTCAG GCCTGGGCCAGCTGCTGGTGTGGGAGTGGCAGAGCGAGTCCTACGTGCTCAAGCAGCAGGGCCACTTCAACAGCATGGTGTCCCTGGCCTACTCCCCCGACGGGCAGTACATTGTGACCGGCGGGGATGACGGCAAG GTCAAGGTGTGGAACACCCTCAGTGGCTTCTGCTTCATCACTTTCACGGAACACTCCAGCGGGGTCACTGGCGTGACCTTCACTGCCACTGGCTACGTCATTGTGACCTCTTCCATGGATGGGACCGTGCGTGCCTTTGACCTTCACAG GTACCGGAACTTCCGCACCTTCACGTCTCCACGCCCCACCCAGTTCTCCTGCGTGGCTGTGGACTCGAGCGGGGAGATTGTCTCTGCTGGGGCCCAGGACTCCTTCGAGATCTTTATCTGGTCAATGCAGACAGGCAGGCTCCTTGAC GTTTTGTCTGGCCACGAGGGGCCCATCAGCGGCCTGTGTTTTAACCCAATGAAGTCGGTGCTGGCCAGTGCCTCCTGGGACAGGACGGTGCGTCTATGGGACATGGCCGACAGCTGGAGAACCACAGAGACCCTGGCCCTGACCTCCGACG CTCTGGCTGTGACTTTTCGCCCCGATGGTGCAGAGCTGGCTGTGGCCACACTGAACTCGCAAATCACCTTCTGGGACCCCGAGAACGCCGTGCAGACGGGCTCCATTGAGGGCAGGCATGACCtcaagacaggaaggaaggagctgGACAAGATCACCGCCAAGCACTCAGCCAAGGGGAA GGCCTTCACCACTCTCTGCTACTCTGCGGACGGCCAGAGCATCCTGGCGGGAGGGATGTCCAAGTTTGTGTGCATCTACCACATCAAGGAGCAGATTCTCAGGAAGAAGTTTGAGATCTCCTGCAACCTCTCGCTGGATGCCATGGAG GAATTTTTGAACCGCAGGAAAATGACGGAGTTTGGTAACCTGGCACTAATCGATCAAGACGCTGGGGAGGAGGCCGGAGTTGCGATACCGCTGCCGGGAGTGAAGAAAG GTGACATGAGCTCTCGGCACTTCAAACCGGAGATCAGGGTGACCTCGCTCCGCTTCTCTCCCACTG GGCGCTGCTGGGCGGCCACCACCACCGAGGGGCTCCTCATCTACTCCCTGGACGCCCAGATGCTCTTTGACCCATTTGAGCTGGACACCAGCGTCACCCCCGGGCGGGTCCGGGCGGCACTGCGCCAGCGGGACTTCACCAGGGCCATCCTCATGGCCTTCCGGCTCAACGAGAAGaagctgctgcaggaggcccTGGAGTCTGTGCCCTGGGACGAGA TTGACGTTGTCAGCTCCTCCCTCCCGGAGTTGTATGTGGAGAAAGTGCTTGAGTTTTTAGCTTCATCCTTTGAGGCGTCTCACCATCTAGAATTCTACCTCATATGGACTCAGAAGTTGCTCATGGCGCATGGTCAGAAGCTGAAGTCCAG AGCGGGGACGCTGCTGCCCGCAGTGCAGCTCCTTCAGAAGAGCATCCAGCGGCACCTGGACGACGTCTCCAAACT CTGCGACTGGAACCGCTACAGCATTCAGTACGCTCTGGCCGTTTCCAAGCAGCGGGGCATGAAACGCCCCTCGGAACCGCTGGGAAGTGAGGAGGAAGCAGGCGCTTCTGACGACGATGACGATGACGACGACGACAGTCTGCACCTGCTCGGAGGAGGACACGGGGGCGAGGATGAGGACGGGCTGCTGGCATAG